DNA from Misgurnus anguillicaudatus chromosome 13, ASM2758022v2, whole genome shotgun sequence:
TTGGGTTTGATTTTGGCGGATTCCGATGAACAGACAGGGAAAGCCCGTCTTGGCCGCCTCATCCAAAGTTGGAACCGTTTCATTCTTGCGCAGCTGCATCAGGAGACGCTGGAGCAGGAGGGACCGCAGGCATACAGAGGAGCGAGTAGCAGGTGTGGGCCACGTGATTTCACAGTTTAGGGGTGGTTGCTAGTAGGGATAATAGTTAAATATATAGTTTATTAGtcaatttactaaatatttAAGCACAGGATAACAcaattaaccaatcagaatcaagtattccaGAATGCTTTATATAAGAAGgagcaataggctttatgcccagctgcaccacTTCCTGAACcccagccagctccttgtttcctgtctgccattattggacaaactgttAGGTGTGtcggattattgttgttgtgactactgaggtcaggcacacctggatttatcagtccaataatggcagacaggaaacaaggagctggctgaagttcaggaagtagtgcagctgggcataaagcctaatGGTGCAAAAGACTGATGTGCAAAAATCTTAAGAAAGGAGTTCCATAAAGTAAATTACTGAAAATTATGAAATCAAATGAGGgtttctgtagctcagtggtagagcattgcattggcAGCACAAAAGGCTGTTGGTTTGATCTCAAGGAGGACCACACATAATAATCAGAAATGTATGCGCTGTAAGTCACATTGGATAGAAACGTCTGCCGTATGCATCAATGTAAATGTAGTCAAAGATATTGAATATAATGAGTGCACTGCTATGATTATAAAAAAGGGACAGTGCAATGCTCAATATGGCCACTTTGGCGACGTCATGCAGAGTCGTGTGAGATGCTTGCCAACCTGTAGTTGAAACAACCTCAAAAGGTGTTTTTTAGAACTATTTAAgcttaagaaacaaaagttaGTCAGAAATTTGTTGTTTAAGTGGGATTTTAGCCCACAATTTATCTGTTATTTCCCATTCAAGTAGTTAGGACTTTAGTATCCATAGCCGAAATAACTTCCTGGAGGCATTGCAAACGTGACCGCCATGCTCATCAGAATTAAAAGTGATAGTCCAGAATAATACCCTTATTTCTTGCTTTATCAATAATATTTCAGCTTCCGTCTCTAATCTTGTTATGTGATCTGCAGTGCGCTGGGTTCTTCTGGGGAGTCTGTGATTGGCCGGTTGTTTGGCTGTGAAGTGGAGAACAGCAGTTTATGTCGCTGTGGGAAGGAGACGGTTCGCTCATCTCTGACTCTGCTGTTCACCATGCACTACCCTGAACATAACTCTGTTGGTGAGAACTGTCAAACATTACTCTGTCTATTTTAAATTTAGGCCAAGCTTGTTCATGTGGTGCCCCCAACAGATTTGGTAGTCTCCCTTATCTGGCACACccacttaaaggaacactcaacttttttgaaaataggctcattttccagctcccctagagttaaacattagatttttacagtttttggaatccattcagtcgatctccgggtctggtgctagcacttttagcatagcttagcataatccattgaatctgattagaccattagcatcgcactcaaaaattcCCAatgagtttcgatatttttcctatgtaaaacttgactcttctgtagttacattgtgtactaaggccaacggaaaattaaaagttgcgattttctatggcgatatggctaggactaaaCTCTAATTCTGGCgttataatcaaggactttgctgccgtatcatggctgcagcaggcgcaatgatattacgcagggcacaaaaatattcctcttggttactttcaatagtgGGGGACTATttttgtataaatgtataaattatgtaactaaagaagagtcaagttttaaatgggaaacatattgaaactctttggtcattttttagcccgatgctaatggtctaatcagattcaatggattgtgctaagctatgctaaaaatttTACAGCCAGACCCAGAgtttggctgaatggattccaaaacggtaaaaatcaaatgtttaactctaggggagctggaaaatgagcctattttcaaaaaagtggagtgtccctttaagaataaTCTAATAAAAAGCTTATGCGTTGAATCAGGAGACAGCCATATTGTGTACTTTTGGGGGTTCTCCAGGGACAGTGTTGAGAACCACATAGATATGAAATACAAAGTTTTGTGCTCAAATTGTGTGTGCTGCTTTAATTTTGACAGATAAGACGATAGAGGAATACGACTTTGCGGATATTTTGAAGAAGAGTATCTGTCTGGAACAAAGCACTCAGGCCTGGTGTGACAACTGTGAGAAATATCAGCCGACtgtaagtctctctctctctctccccctccctctccatCCTGTTTCATGTACATAACAGCTCTTTTATACCTTTACAGGTGCAGACCAGGAACATTCGCTGTCTGCCTGATGTTCTGGTAATAAACTGTGAAGTGAACAGCGCTAAGGAGGCGGAGTTCTGGAAAGCACAGAATGAGGTTAGATCTtcataatatacaaaaataagtaaatatgtttattatattaagatgtatttctgtctgtcaaatatttaagtagtgtcaTAGAAAGTTCATTCTGGTGATCTTTGAACTGGTGTAGTAGCCTTTGGGCACATCGATTCATCTGGTTTTCTGTTCACTGGGAGATGAATACTGTTTTTGTTCACAGTATGCGTACAACAAAGCTGTGAAGAAAGAGGCAGCGGAGCCTCCCAAAGTTCCCAGTGAGCCTCTTCCTACAGAATGGTGTATAGAGTAAGTGCTAACTGAGGAAATGTACCTCAATGTTAATGTGAAAAACAATATACACAGTAACTATGTGatttatactgtacatattttAAACCAAATTTGCTTTGTACAGGGAAGAACTGTACAATGTGGAGGGCTTGACCTTTGACACTCAGGCAGAGGACATGAGGCGCGTGTGGATCCCTCTCAGTCTGAAGATGTGCATCAGTAAAACTCAAGGCCTGGAGGTCAGCAGTGTGCCTGTGGGAGAGGAGGTGAGGAAAACCTCTTTATGAGCCTGATATAAAGAACCAGCAGATCGCCCGAGGTAGAGGTTGTTTCACAAACGCTGGGTCAGAAATCGCAtactttcatactatatagtcaGTAAAGCACACTGTTACCTAATAATTCCTGGTGTGCATTTGACGGACACGTTACTATCCATCCCATGAGGCCACGCAAGCTGAGGAGTCGCCAGATTCAGAATGtgaatatttaaatttatgcatttggcagacgcttttatccaaagctatTATGTATTTACTATTGTTGTATTATAATGGACCTGGAAATtcatccattcattcattaaGAGACATACAGGTCACGTGACAATGAAAACATGCCTCATGCAGTTTGTCCGAAAATTCAAACTGCACCCACACATACTAGATAAAACATACAATGTAAATGTGCTGATGTGTTTCGTCTCTCAGCTGACCGAGAGTGAAGAGGCAGAGGGGGCGTCTATCTATGATCTGGTAGTCACAGTGTCTCATATCCTCGACACACGGACTGGAGGAAACCTAGTGGCTCATATCAAAGTGGGCGAGACCTACCACCAGAGAAAAGAGGTGTGTTATTAttacaaagaaaatgaatgttTTCATTCATTGTCTTTTAGCTAAATGTATTACATTAACAAATACCTCCATGCACTAGTACCAACTTaattggggttccaagcgatccgagctgataccaaaacgtgattcgaaaacactgtagatcactgattggtctgagagaatcgtcactaccagcgtcatcactttaatgtaaaagattagctttagcttactgctagcttgcgctgtctcgagcaaacatgttgtcatctgtgctctcctataagttcccaaactcccttttagcgacgaaaaacatacacaggttgtgaatcaggaacaccataaagtttttttgagacttgcagtttgtggcggcacatttgcaatgcgcacgtctgcatatatgcttaaatgcaacttaaatgaggctcagtggagcgcgtcgactgacgccactggtgtttgaacagaaactgtcatgtgagacagaggtagtgataaacgcgatgtgcattTCACAGCAggaggcagcgcaaatataatgacacgcctataatccctcccactccgaagtgttactaaattCGATggaaagctaaccaagccaaagtgaggtaagctgaccaaaccaaaccatgggatactatgcaatggaaaagcgccaatagtaaagctatggtagccgccacaggacaacaCGTCATTGCCTGAGACAAATTAATAACAAAACGTTatctatagagcagtttgtccgtttactgtagaaacatgactgCATGAAATGGCAGCCTCAATGACCATGTGATGAcccgtggtgtatgtagataaaaacgactatttttaaagaaacagtatgtaagaaatttatatcaattaatcataaaatggccctgatatgtcactagacattaagaagtCATTTTCATATTAAacacttatatcactcacaacagtggtccggccaggatattgtcatttaaaaagtggagttgcagccctcaactgatgtttatgttgtcattctgtgtattggccaccagttgtgtgattgcagtatcggttttagccacaagttttgtgattgcaatacccgttttggccacaatcctacatactgttcctttaaggtaataaaacaatacagtttatattgtaaggtctttatacactactgataatataggtatgtatattgcatttatgtccagagatccttctaaaagtccaACATTGCACTTTCAATGTAGTATCAGAAATCCATTGTGCAGGAATACAGACAGCACTTCCTAGATGTTTGAGCTGTGATGTGAAAAAAATTtgctatgtttttttttttcttctaggGAGTAACACACCAGCAGTGGTATTTGTTCAATGATTTTCTGATCGAGCCTATAGACAAGGTAACAACAGcacacattttaaatgatagTATACCAGCTCAGTAAGTTATTTATTCCTGCTTATGTTATTATTACTGAATGGTACTGTTTGACTGGGATATTTCTAGGCTGAAGCAGCTCAGTTTGAGGTCAACTGGAAGGTTCCAGGTGTACTTTACTACGTCAAGAGGAACTATCATGCCAAGTATGATTTGCGAAGTATGTGATTTTTGGACTTTAAATTTATCATTTCTGTAAGAATTTATTTGTGCTTTATCACAAAAGTTCAGATTATGTTTATAGACATAtagattttgtattttttatgtacAAGTGAAGCCTCGGCTAGATCAGTTGCCCTTTGTGTGTGGAATTTTGTATATTCTCCCTGTGTTAGCGTGAGTTTACACATGCAAGTTAGATGAACTGAAGATGCCACATTTCCCCTCTCCCAACGTGTATatgaattaaagggacactccacatgctaatttccagctcccctagagttaaacatttgattcttacagttttggaatccattcagctgatctccgggtctggcgctatcacttttagcatagcttagcataatccatagaatctgattagaccattagcatcgcgctcaactATATTatgcgcaatgatattacgcagcagccaaaaactggtaacttttaatagcaggggactattttcgggcactacgtgatatcattgtgcctgctgcagccatgttacgtcagcaaagtccttgattattacaccagaatgagagtatagttcctaaccatatctgcctagaaaatcacaacttttaattttccgtcgcccttagtacacaatgtaactacagaattgtcaagttttaaataggaaaaatatcaaaacgtttcggttattttttagcgcgatgctaatggtctaatcagattcaatgggttatgctaagctatgctaaaagtagcgccagacccgagatcagctgaatggattccaaaacggtaaaaatcaatgCCCTTAATATAGTCATAGATGCTGGACTGCCATTAAGAATAACTAAACAAACATATGCAAGTGAAGTATTAACTCCAACTTTTCTTTATCCATCTAGTTAAGAACCCTATTGAGGCCAGCGTTCTGCTGACCGAAGCCTCGTTGGCACGGAAACAGAGGAAGAGTCACGCTACCTTCATACCGCTCATGGTGAGCGAGATGCCTCAAGCTGGAGATCTCGTGGGACTGGACGCAGAGTTTGTCACGCTCAACCAGGTCAGTGCTgtcatttaaagtttatttaacaACTATAGACACCACGTAAGTGTGACTGTCTATTTCTAGGATTTATATAGATTTCATATGCTGAGAtgcaaccattttaaatacattaacacatGATCACATTTTACGAACATCTTTTGGCCAATGCTAACCTTAGCCTAACATTTTGAGCTTGCATAATGTGCATTGATTGTATAAATCTTGGTTTTGTGTCATCAGGAAGAGGCAGAACTACGCAGCGATGGGACCAAGTCTACCATTAAGCCCAGCCAGATGTCCGTGGCCCGTATCACTTGTGTGAGAGGCCAGGGACCCAATGAGGGAGTGCCATTCATTGATGACTATATATCTACACAAGAGCAGGTAAAGACTCATTGTATGATTTTAATTATTAACTATTGCATCATACAATGTGATATTTTGTAGTTGAATAATTAGGCCATTGAGATGGTCATTGGAAGATTTCGTCTTGACCCCCAAGTTGAATATTAGAGGTTTTTTTATGACCATATAAAAGTTTTGCGCTTTACTGGAAAGATAGATCTGTTATCTGTTAGTGTCACTTTTGTTAGGTGATATTACTATTACATAACAATCAggttttatattttgtaaaaacCTTTTTGTTCCTTCACATGTTCAGGTGGTGGATTACCTGACCCAATACTCTGGTATCAAACCTGGAGACCTGGACGCCAAGATCTCATCTAAACACTTAACCACTCTAAAATCAACATATCTCAAACTGCGATTTCTTATCGACACTGGGGTGCGCTTCGTTGGTCACGGTTTACAGAAGGATTTCCGAGTCATAAATTTAATGGTGAGTTGAACACCAAAAAATTGCATTAGGAGCGcagaaggtcatgggttcaaacacagggaacacaaatattgattaaaaatgtataccttataatgcactttggatgaaagcgtctgcccaaatgcataaatgggtgattctcaaaaaacttggttttaaaaatgtcaagcatgaaaatgtaaaaattgcttaaatttacttttttccccaccggacattgaaaaacaaagtctggagtaaatgggaacattaatttaaaaacttttacttatcatctAACactttgtaacataatttaaaaaattagtcctaaaaaatctcattaccgcaacagtcagaaaacatcaacactgacatattttcaaaatgacatgacaaacctgaaagaacataatttggagattctgcacatgcatttaaaatcaaagtattatgcttctattaattaaattaacatttattaagcatctgttgcggtaatgataatcaaaatgtcgtgtaagcattctgacaagacaatatttcaaattaactgtaaaaaaatgatcttacctggtagccatcttgaagtaactggtccatgtgcttggtcactcaaaatcaaactttattacaattttgtatgtgtgcttaaactgttctcaaaaagtgttgcggaggatgagaacatcaggcatggacacatcattttcctaatttttcttcattattattatacatgaatattcagtaaatattttttctgtcatctaaagtagtctagcaaaacatcctttttttttttcttaatatttttgtgttaatttgattaaattacaacataacgcatgttcaaacacagccggacacattgcggtaatgagaatttcagtagaaaatgagataaaatttacaattataaattcttatgttgaaatcacacattgtgcaaggtagaacacagtattgtgttaattctgatgctttttaatgttactatattacacattttaaatctaaaatcattagtgccatggtgtttcaatggtttcgtgagaatcacccaaatgcaAACTAATATCACACACCGCATATGTTATTAACAAGCACTTTGTATTGCAACAGGTTCCGAAAGATCAGGTCATCGACACTGTCTACCTCTTCCACATGCCTAGGAAAAGAATGATCTCTCTGCGTTTCCTTGCATGGTACTTTCTCGGTAGGTGTCTAGTAAAAacactttctctttctttctgacATTGCATGTTGTTTACCAGTATCTCTTTTGAATATTTGTTCAGATCTGAACATTCAGGGGGAAACCCATGATAGTATTGAAGATGCGCGGACGGCACTGCAGCTGTACAGGAAGTATCTGGAGCTGAGTCACAACGGAGGAAAAGATGAGTTCCGAAAAGTCCTCAAGGCTCTCTATGAGAAAGGACGCAAACTAGACTGGAAGGTTCCAGATATTGACTCTGCAGATGGTCAAGGTAGCCCAAAAAGTACGAATCACTGAAATGGCAGTGAGAATATTTTCAAGTCATAGTTTTATGGATATTCAAGGGGTTGTAAATGATAGATAATAATTGCAAAgcattatatgtgaccctggaccacaaaaccagaccagtcataagttgcacgggtagcaatagccaacaatacattgtatgggtcaaaatgattatttttatgcaaaaaatcattaggatattaagtgaagatcatgttccatgaagatattgtgtgaatttcctaccataaaaataatatgtatttatcattagtaatatgtgttgctaaggacttaatttggacaactttataggtgattttcttaaatatttagatcgttttttttttgccgCCTCATAttgcagattttcaaatagttgtctCAGACAAATATAGACctaaagcttatttattcagctttcagatgatttataaatctcaatttcaaaaaatgttcCCTTTTGACTGGTTTTGTTTGTTGTCCAGGGTCACGTATGAGTTTTTTAGTAACTTGTGCAATATCTGAGCAAGGTGGCAGATGAGCAATAAAATGCAGATTTATACAAGGactacaaatttattttttaaaaattacttttggGCCGAAAGTAAATGTTGCtgtgttaaattaaaatgaaagctGCCCTGACtctcctaatttataattttattttatattaaatataacataaatattaaatatattaatattttgatgttatattaaaatgaaagCTGCCCTGATtctcctaatttataattttctaatctttaaaaaataaataagcaaacatttctctgtttattgcagtttgttttCAAAGGTAATTGTTTTTGAGAAAATTTAAAAgccatttaaaataatttaaaaatttcCTTTTGTCTGTGTGCCACTGCCTCGGCCTCTCCATTATTAGCCTATAGCACCCGAGTTTGTTGAGTTGCCTGACGCATGCAATACACCTTCAAGTATGCATGTACATAAGAAATGGATTCACTTTAATTCCTtgcatttcatttcaatttttgtaatgtacaaataaaacaaaaaaatttacattttagaaaattaaTTAGAAATATGAACATCTGCGTCAAGGACGTTTATCATTTTCCTTATCTCACATGGCATGACCGGCCAAATTAAAGGCCAACTTTGACCCGCGGGCCCTATTTGGGCATCTCTGCACTAggcttttttttgttttattaacttCCATTCGTACGGACATGAATGCGTCAACTTTTCAGGTAGAGGAAAACTGGAAAAAAGTAGCGCATAGTATCTCATTTTATACAATAATAACAATGCAACAGTAACAGTTTTAGCATTTCACAGTCAAAATCGACAtgtgaataaaaaacaacacttGGCATGTTATATCATATCCAGTCACTGTCAATATACGCAGGTTGAGTAGAAATTTCACCTGTTGAAAGTGTAGTGTGACCACGGCATTATGTCCTGCTTTCTTATTAAGTTTTCATTGCTATTACTAACACTGACATGATATTTTAGCAACAAAAAATCCTCAATCCTGAAAGTTTTGGCTTTTGAGAcacttattgtttttttcttatttacataattaaagggatagttcaccttaaaatgaaagttctgtcatcatttactcatccccatgttgttccaaacctgtatgaattttggatgaacacaaaagaagatattttgagaaattatggtgaacacacagcagatggtggccgttgacttccatagtaggaaaaaaatattttggaagtattgtgataaatgatgaagaaaatattttgataaatgatggtaagcacacagttgacagtacccattaaattccatcatattttttattcctactatggaagtcggTGGTCACTgtctgctgtgtgtttgccaTCTTTCTCAGGgtgtcttcttttgtgttcatcagaaaggGAAATTCAGGCGGGTTTTGAACggcatgaggatgagaaaatttcatgtcaaaaaaatcattttaaggtgaactattcctttaaatatagaCTTTTTTGTAGTGACAGAGCTACCCAAAGTTGTGTCTTAAATCAACTCTATTTTTCTTAACATTTATTTGTGCCTCATATTTCAAGTCCTATGATTGTTTATGCTCTTTTGCCTCTACAGGTACAGCTGTGTTTCCCTCTGTGATGGGTTTATGATCCCAGTAAAACTCAAGCTGGTTATATTCCTGCCAAATAGATGTCAGCTCATCAGTCATTTATTTCAACAGTGTTCTCTTTCAATATGTTGTGAATGAATATCTCTTCATGAGTGTATTTCATGTCATAAGGTTAAAAATAGTGACACGTGATCATGTCTGAGTTGTTTTCACACCATGTGTAGTCTGTATGTGGTACAGTATGTATGGGAAGAGTatgcataagaaaaaaaatctacttaaacAGGAATGAGACCTTAAAAGTAACATTAAGGTAATGTTTCCAGGAAAAGCAGTTGTTTTTTACACCaatgtatttacagtatatCATGTCAGAAACTGCAGTTATCACGAACATGAATTTAGCAGTATGGatatttttgtttctttctATTTTGTATGCTATACACTGTAATAATGTGGcagctgaataaataattttggaTAAAGCTTTTTGTTATGTTTAAAGGTTATTTTCACTGGGTAGATTATTGCAGCAACTTTTTGGCATTATTGAAAGTATTTTAGAGTAAATTTTTAAGTATATGTACATTATCAGAATACTGTACTTTTTACTCAACtgtatttgattaaaaaaagttgtttttacatttaatacttaaataGTATACGGTGCATGAATACATTTACTTTTatataaacttttaattttaattcagtaaaagtacttaagtaCTAGATTGTTTATGAAACTAATTaagtattaaaaaagtatttaatgtgAAATGTAGTGGAATAAAAAGTATAATATTATGCTTCAAAATGTAGGCTattgaagtaaaacaaaaaccACCAAGATAAAGTACAGATACttgaaaaataatgttaaataaaaaatacttaagtacatcTACTTTTGTAGATGTgaaaattaagttaaaaaaataataaattcaagAAATGAAAACACATGTGAGACACTTAATAAAAGAAAACCCCAAGAACCTATAAAATCACTTAGCTTTAAGTCTAAAAACGTGAGCTTTTAGCATGTTTGAAAAACATTTAGAGGCACATGGACAAATTGATTTAATGCATTATTTCGATCTTTTCATGTGCttctaaatgtttttaacagctAAATGTAAGAACAGttcaaatgtaataaaaaatatttaaagtagtCTAGTTAAAAACgtgatttaaatttttttatggaATTTGTAATTTTAAGTGTCAGCTGTTTCCGTTTTAATTTGAAtaattgttgtgattatttataCAGTTATTATAACAAATTTAGTAGGCTAATAACTGTATGGTTACAAACACTTTAGCTGtattaattattttcttttacatGAATGTTTCAGCACTTTTGAGTAatctaaatatatacatttgtttacattttttgttattttaattacatatattacatttacacattcacAGGACAAactcacttttttaaataaataattataaaaacaaattgataATTCAACTCGTTCACTGAGCAGTTGTTCATAGTAATAATGCAttactttcaataaatatttcatGTACAAATAATAATGAAACATTCTGTTCGTTCTTCGTCGTGTTACATCAGATTTTTCATGACATTTTCCAGGATGTTACTGTTGCGGGTAACGCTGCACGTGCAATTATATAATGGAAACAGACATGAACTTTTAAAACGTGCATATTGGAaaccttttgtgaaaataacaaCTACTTATTTACAAACTGATAACATAATACTTTAAAAcagaaaatgctttaaaaacacaaaatgcttGAACTCAAAACGCAGAACAATAATAACAAGTTTTTTACGTTATTTCCTACGTGTTGCTTTGATAACTCGTCGTCATCCACAGgcaaacatttattataaacatcTCAAAATagtaaattataaaattaatgtaggataaataaaattatatgtttattcatttatcatttattttgaaTCAAAAACTCATAT
Protein-coding regions in this window:
- the pan2 gene encoding PAN2-PAN3 deadenylation complex catalytic subunit PAN2 isoform X3, which gives rise to MMNFEGMDPGMGEYAPGLDSALDPRLDPGLLQAVELDPDGLAVPVNESVHIVEGMYSELHSVAAEVGIPVTATHFDLQEELLWMGNHRGHASSFFGPTMGRYSSFQVHMTDDIRQIQSMDTGVLFLTKSNLKCITRGGLIMFDYPMEEGADMHSLLLNDNNTLLMGGLQNYVAEFDLATVQETQKFTVEVPGVAIMRQSNRFFFCGHTSGKVSLRDLRTFKMEYEFDAFSGSLSDFDVHGNLLAACGFSSRGLNGLSCDRFLMVYDLRMMRAITPLQVHVDPLFLRFIPTYTSRLAIISQTGQCQFCEPTGLANLADIFHVNTVGQLMMSFDVSSSKQALSFGDSGGGVHLWSSAPEVSYNSYSRDTELALPCLVDSLPQLDWTNELMPLSLLPMPLTSTEPLLSDWPTSLIMPSPRRAPPVDPEILRTMKTVGFIGYAPNPRTRPRNQVPYKIKEIELEYDSYNQVPESPIGRDEEPHLYMVPKKYRKVTIKYSKLGLEDFDFKHYNRTLFAGLEPHIPNAYCNCMIQVLYFLEPIRCLVQNHLCQKEFCLACELGFLFHMLDLSRGDPCQASNFLRAFRTIPEASALGLILADSDEQTGKARLGRLIQSWNRFILAQLHQETLEQEGPQAYRGASSSALGSSGESVIGRLFGCEVENSSLCRCGKETVRSSLTLLFTMHYPEHNSVDKTIEEYDFADILKKSICLEQSTQAWCDNCEKYQPTVQTRNIRCLPDVLVINCEVNSAKEAEFWKAQNEYAYNKAVKKEAAEPPKVPSEPLPTEWCIEEELYNVEGLTFDTQAEDMRRVWIPLSLKMCISKTQGLEVSSVPVGEELTESEEAEGASIYDLVVTVSHILDTRTGGNLVAHIKVGETYHQRKEGVTHQQWYLFNDFLIEPIDKAEAAQFEVNWKVPGVLYYVKRNYHAKYDLRIKNPIEASVLLTEASLARKQRKSHATFIPLMVSEMPQAGDLVGLDAEFVTLNQEEAELRSDGTKSTIKPSQMSVARITCVRGQGPNEGVPFIDDYISTQEQVVDYLTQYSGIKPGDLDAKISSKHLTTLKSTYLKLRFLIDTGVRFVGHGLQKDFRVINLMVPKDQVIDTVYLFHMPRKRMISLRFLAWYFLDLNIQGETHDSIEDARTALQLYRKYLELSHNGGKDEFRKVLKALYEKGRKLDWKVPDIDSADGQGTAVFPSVMGL
- the pan2 gene encoding PAN2-PAN3 deadenylation complex catalytic subunit PAN2 isoform X1, whose amino-acid sequence is MMNFEGMDPGMGEYAPGLDSALDPRLDPGLLQAVELDPDGLAVPVNESVHIVEGMYSELHSVAAEVGIPVTATHFDLQEELLWMGNHRGHASSFFGPTMGRYSSFQVHMTDDIRQIQSMDTGVLFLTKSNLKCITRGGLIMFDYPMEEGADMHSLLLNDNNTLLMGGLQNYVAEFDLATVQETQKFTVEVPGVAIMRQSNRFFFCGHTSGKVSLRDLRTFKMEYEFDAFSGSLSDFDVHGNLLAACGFSSRGLNGLSCDRFLMVYDLRMMRAITPLQVHVDPLFLRFIPTYTSRLAIISQTGQCQFCEPTGLANLADIFHVNTVGQLMMSFDVSSSKQALSFGDSGGGVHLWSSAPEVSYNSYSRDTELALPCLVDSLPQLDWTNELMPLSLLPMPLTSTEPLLSDWPTSLIMPSPRRAPPVDPEILRTMKTVGFIGYAPNPRTRPRNQVPYKIKEIELEYDSYNQVPESPIGRDEEPHLYMVPKKYRKVTIKYSKLGLEDFDFKHYNRTLFAGLEPHIPNAYCNCMIQVLYFLEPIRCLVQNHLCQKEFCLACELGFLFHMLDLSRGDPCQASNFLRAFRTIPEASALGLILADSDEQTGKARLGRLIQSWNRFILAQLHQETLEQEGPQAYRGASSSALGSSGESVIGRLFGCEVENSSLCRCGKETVRSSLTLLFTMHYPEHNSVDKTIEEYDFADILKKSICLEQSTQAWCDNCEKYQPTVQTRNIRCLPDVLVINCEVNSAKEAEFWKAQNEYAYNKAVKKEAAEPPKVPSEPLPTEWCIEEELYNVEGLTFDTQAEDMRRVWIPLSLKMCISKTQGLEVSSVPVGEELTESEEAEGASIYDLVVTVSHILDTRTGGNLVAHIKVGETYHQRKEGVTHQQWYLFNDFLIEPIDKAEAAQFEVNWKVPGVLYYVKRNYHAKYDLRIKNPIEASVLLTEASLARKQRKSHATFIPLMVSEMPQAGDLVGLDAEFVTLNQEEAELRSDGTKSTIKPSQMSVARITCVRGQGPNEGVPFIDDYISTQEQVVDYLTQYSGIKPGDLDAKISSKHLTTLKSTYLKLRFLIDTGVRFVGHGLQKDFRVINLMVPKDQVIDTVYLFHMPRKRMISLRFLAWYFLDLNIQGETHDSIEDARTALQLYRKYLELSHNGGKDEFRKVLKALYEKGRKLDWKVPDIDSADGQGSPKSTAVFPSVMGL